A region from the Lycium barbarum isolate Lr01 chromosome 8, ASM1917538v2, whole genome shotgun sequence genome encodes:
- the LOC132607431 gene encoding BTB/POZ domain and ankyrin repeat-containing protein NOOT2: protein MTLEDSLKSLSLDYLNLLINGQAFSDVTFSVEGRLVHAHRCILAARSLVFRKFFCGPESPSGGPDQFHPAGFGSPRGTGGSQVIPVNSVGYEVFLLMLQFLYSGQVSVVPQKHEPRPNCGERSCWHTHCTSAVDLALDTLAAARSFGVEQLALLTQKQLTSIVEKASIEDVMKVLIASRKQDMPQLWSTCSHLVAKSGLPPEILAKHLPIDVVTKIEELRLKSSIARRSLIPHHHHHHQHDLSAASELEDQKIRRMRRALDSSDVELVKLMVMGEGLNLDESIALHYAVENCSREVVKALLELGAANVNYQAGPAGKTPLHIAAEMVSPDMVAVLLDHHADPNVRMVDGITPLDILRTLTSDFLFKGAVPGLNHIEPNKLRLCLELVQSAALVISREEENANNNIPTSTAIFQPINEDHSSSTSNLGRNLTLDSRMVYLNLGAAQQIGSNKMNEGDHDSSHNKQNRHSGFDPSSMYRPFS, encoded by the exons ATGACTCTTGAAGATTCTTTAAAATCTCTCTCTTTAGATTATCTCAATCTCCTCATCAACGGTCAAGCTTTTAGTGATGTTACTTTCAGTGTTGAAGGTCGTTTAGTACATGCTCATAGATGTATCTTAGCTGCTAGGAGTCTTGTCTTCAGGAAATTCTTCTGCGGACCCGAGTCGCCTAGTGGCGGCCCGGACCAGTTTCACCCCGCGGGCTTTGGCAGCCCGCGGGGTACCGGTGGTTCACAGGTGATACCTGTGAACTCGGTAGGGTACGAGGTTTTCTTGTTGATGTTGCAGTTTTTGTACAGTGGACAAGTTTCAGTTGTGCCACAGAAACATGAACCTAGGCCTAATTGTGGAGAGAGAAGCTGTTGGCATACACATTGCACCTCAGCCGTTGATCTTGCACTAGATACACTTGCAGCCGCTAGATCTTTTGGTGTTGAACAGCTCGCTTTGCTCACTCAG aagCAATTGACAAGCATTGTAGAAAAGGCTTCAATTGAGGATGTGATGAAAGTTTTAATAGCTTCAAGAAAACAAGACATGCCCCAACTTTGGAGTACATGTTCCCATTTGGTTGCAAAATCAGGCCTCCCACCAGAAATCTTAGCCAAACACCTCCCAATTGATGTTGTAACGAAAATCGAAGAGCTCCGCCTCAAATCCTCCATAGCACGACGATCCCTAATccctcaccaccaccaccaccatcagcACGACCTTAGCGCTGCTTCAGAGCTCGAGGACCAAAAAATCCGACGAATGAGACGAGCACTCGACTCGTCCGATGTTGAGCTAGTCAAGCTTATGGTAATGGGAGAAGGCCTAAATCTCGACGAATCAATCGCCTTGCATTACGCTGTGGAGAATTGTAGCAGGGAAGTCGTGAAAGCCTTACTCGAGCTCGGTGCAGCCAATGTGAACTACCAGGCCGGTCCAGCGGGCAAAACCCCACTTCACATTGCAGCCGAAATGGTGTCACCAGACATGGTGGCAGTTCTATTAGACCACCATGCCGACCCAAATGTCAGAATGGTGGATGGGATCACTCCACTCGATATTCTCCGAACCCTAACTTCGGATTTTCTATTCAAGGGTGCTGTCCCTGGACTCAACCACATTGAACCAAATAAGTTAAGGCTTTGCCTCGAGCTCGTTCAATCAGCAGCCCTGGTAATTTCTCGCGAGGAAGAAAACGCAAATAACAATATTCCAACATCCACCGCGATATTCCAACCAATCAACGAAGATCATTCTTCCAGCACGAGCAATTTAGGACGTAACCTCACCTTAGACTCGAGAATGGTGTATTTAAATCTCGGTGCAGCTCAACAAATAGGGAGCAACAAAATGAACGAGGGGGATCATGATAGCAGCCACAATAAACAGAATAGGCACAGTGGTTTTGACCCATCATCAATGTACCGTCCATTCTCATGA